TCATAGTCTAAgtatagagggttttttttactagCATTTAGTTCCATTTCATGCCATCAAGGCTATTCTctgcaaacaattaaaaaattatattgaggaaaaaagtatttattcaaTGCCAGTTGGTACAGACAGGAATCTTGGATACACCCGACTAATGAAACAGAGACAGAATAACAGGTGCGATATTAACTAATACAGAGTTCCCTTCTCCCCTTTTACATGGTAAAAATCTAGATTTTTCTATGCAGACACACACTGAAGTAATTTTCAAGTCTTGCgtcatttatatatttaatattaattcttCTTAACTGACACcgatattaaaaattaaagccttATGTTAAATTAGCATTAATTTACTAATCAAAAACAATTTCCAAGACAAGCAATCTGTATTTAATATCATGCCTTTCTACAAATACAGGAAGAATACTTACTATGCTGTTATATACTACTTGTGTCTAAAAAATGTCCtaagattttacattttaaagtgtCAGTCTGATTTGAAATCTTTGATTTTTGGAATAAACTCTGAACCTGGCAATCTTAAAGAgtctcatcttccttttttaatggATATCTAAGTGATATGTCATGATTCAAAGTTAAAAAATTCTCATAGGAAAGCGATTTCTAGCCTGTCAATGCAAGTTGCTATGGCAACAACCACAATGACTACGAAGGCTCTAACcttatttaatgaattaaatggaaaaaatatcacAAGATACTATCATGAAAAAGCCTGTACTGTAAgtcttcctgaaaaaaagaaaccaaaggacTACTTCTTCTACTCTATTTAACGATACCCGGGCTGGCAAAAAAGCCTTCAGTTTACCATAAAACCTTATGTCATTATGTTTTAGAAATGCTGTGACCCTGCTTTTCTTGTGACTTTAGTATTCTTTGGCTTACAGACAGGCAAAAGACTGAAAATGAGCCTTTAGTATCCAAGGATAATGGGTATTATTATGTGGAGCAGTACCAGCAAACAGAACAGGACTATAAAATACACTAGGAAAAAGGTAGAAGATGGATTCTGCCATAACAGTCTAAAAATAGATTCACTTCAAACCAAGCATGTATAGTTGAAAGTATCTACAGAACAAACAGCTCCATCTAGAGGTTAAAAAGCAAGAGATATTAAGCAAGCTTACAGGTAAAAGGTTCTCAAGACTTCTCAAAAATACCCTAAGATGGTCTGCAAGATCtcccaattaaaataaaaaattggctTCAAAATACATTATGTAAAAGTCACCTGATCTTTGAGAATCTAAAAGTTTCgttaaaaacaaactgaataaaaatcttGAAATTAAAACATCTAAAATCAAAAACTCCTCATTCATACCTTAAGCTTCTTGCATGTCAGTGAAATTCACACTGAAATCCTAGCCTCAGGGAAGTCAGTAAATTTTGCCAGTTTTCAGTATGATCAAGATTTCACCACCACAGAATGTAAATCAAAGAAGTCAGTCTCCCAGCACCACTTCAACAAAAATTTATACTTATGTTCAACACTAAGTGAATGGTCCAATAAGGAATGAAACGACTTGCACGTGCAACACTTTTCAGGCCCCAATCCTTCATACTTACCTATCATTTTCCACTGATTTCTGCAAGAGTCAGAATGCCCCCGCTAAGTTGTTACACACTCCAGAGCTAACTCTGTTTTGCGTGTCATCTTTCCAAGTAATCCATCATAACCGTATTTTATGTCTGCAGGGAAACTATTACTTCCACATTTTAGGACAAAATCCTGACTTCAGCACACTGCTTAAGAAACTACACCAGGCTCAGGTAAAAGAGGCCAGTACTTTTTCCTGGCAGGACAGGAAGGaaccaaacccagagcccactgCCTACATTAACAAACATTCTTCCTTGCTGCATCTGCAGCAGTAGATACACAGCCTCTGGCTGCCTTCCCGCACCTAATCCCTCAGTTCTAATGCAATAAAGTTGTATTTGACTACCCATGACTCTCCAAAGATCATCAGTTACCTGGCCAACTAATGTTCAAAATAGATCTTCTCTAACATGCTCTCACTTCACTGGAGAGCTTTAAGTATGGGTGGATAGTCATACCTCCAACTCTCCTGctttaaatcttattttctctACTTTATACTGGTTCTGATCACTCTCCATCTAAACCCCACGGATGCATTACAATAATGTTTAAAATAGATCACCAGGACTGTCCTCATAATTCCTCCCAGATTATATTTTACCTTGCAGCCTGCATAAGAAAAATCATATAAAGGCATTGTTTCTTGAGCCTGTACTGGATGCTTCCTAGCTGTGCCTCACAATACAAGTAGTGATACAAAATCCAACAAAAAGGGTTAGAAAATCAGGAGCAAAGGACTGCTGCTGGAAAACCGTTGGGTTAGAGGTCTGCCGCATTACTGCTCCAGAACAAAGGCATGCTTTGTTATTCACTCCATGCTTCTTGTAACATTGAATTGCCCCATGGTGGTTTTCCCACATTTTTTACGCTTTCCCTATCTTTATCTTCCTCTCAAATCCTTATTCCCGTTTTTCCTCGCTCTCACACTGCTTTTTCTATTTACCTGTTATAGAACTGTACTTTCTAATGGCATCCCTACTCCCTTTTTAGTCTATGTTCTTGATTCTATTTAGCATTATGAAAAGGTAACATTGTTTATGATAGACCAAAATACCCCTTCCACCTCCCCCTAGTAAATACTAACATTAACAAACCAGAACCAGTAAAACAACTGACAAATAATTTTATTACCATTAATATGTGATTTTTAGAAGTCCAAGTGCtgcacctctgaaaatcaggccatttTGTGCCTAAAGTTTAATTTGGAAACTTATGCAAGTGTGAAAATACCTGTCCAAAAAACACTGCACAAACTGTTCTTGAAAGATTTCGACAAGGTAACACGTTGTTCCAATATTCGAAATAGTACTCACCAGGAACCTTTCTTGAAATATCTTACAATATTGATTCATGcactgtatttttcagaaaagcgtTCAATTTCTTTGAACATACGAGATCTCCAATTTTTAGGAAGTATCATACACATACAGTCTCTTAAGTTCTGAATATCTAGCAAATACAAACCAGAGCTTGCATAGGAAGCTGGTGCCAGAATTTACTCCTGATTATTTATCACAGtttgaatataaatatatgtttagGATTACTGGTTTATATTAATTTGCCATAGCAGAAGCAAgcctcattttgtttttatttaatatagcATTTTAAATAACCCTTGAATCTAGAACACAGTATTATGAATTCCTAGGAAGCATGACTGAACATTACAAAAAAATGCTCTAAGCTCTggaaaaaacttcaaaaactcAAACCTGTTTTGATCTTCTATTAACATGTACTAGCAGAGAGAAATAAGGGCCTTTCAAAGTAGCTGTTCATATACAATAGCTCCCTCTTCATGTGCAAGTTCACCAATTTAATGCCAAAAATAAACTCACTACCTTTTCGACATATCAGAGCGCACACAGGGAGCAAGGACAAGCGAACTGTTTCTCCTTCAGCATTCTACTCTACGATGTCCAAATGAATAATCCATATCTCAATGCACACTTCAAAATTGTACTTCAACTTCAGCATTGCAATGTTATTCCCACATCAGAGGAAAACATTGATTTCCAGCATGAAATGAAGAAGCAGCAActcaaaacaactttttatttgGTCTGAATATCAAATACAATGTACATCAAAAGCttcgacttttttttttgtcacaatcCAGCTTGCTGACCCTACTTAAAATTGTataacaatgaaaaacaaaaacttttatttccttttggaaTAGTCTGTATGCCAACACATCTTTGAGAACAAGCCTAGTCTTGTTAGTCTAATTTTGCAGCTCTACTGCAAGATCCCCTGTTACAAACTTTCTGGTGTTGGTGTAAGCACGGTTTCCTTTAAATCCCATTGACATgtaacaggaaagggaaaaggatggACAAAACCACTGCATTCTGCAGCAATCCTAGTTCATGCAAATACAAGAAATATGAGGAGCTAAGCTGTGCTTTCACTTAAACGTGCTTTATGAGAATAAATCAACTGACTAgaaatttttaaatgagaaagtaCTCCAATAGAAACCAAATCCTGATTTCCTCATACGTTCATCTTTGTTTTGTTCTAAATTAACTAGAGAGATGGCACCAAGATACTAAATCTACAAAATATTTAGATCAGGCTATTAACAAAGGTCTTCCAGAAAATAAGTATAAACTTGACCAGGAAACAAACAACTGATGTTTCTCTGGCTTTGTAAATGTTTTGCAGCCCAAGATAAGCAACCTAATGTTAAGCTCAAGACCAAAGAGAATTACTACAAATACTTCTGTCACATTAGATAACAATATCTAAATCTACACCGAAAAGTGTAACactattttctctgcaaaaagcCAACTTCACTTTACCGAAGTTCAGTTTTGAAGCAATTCCTGTATTGGAAAGTGCTGGCAGAATTTGCACTAATCATTGTCCATCCATAATAAAGCTTACAAAGGAAAGTTTTACCATCACTCATTCTGATACCATCATTTTACCATCACTCACCactgaaggatttttaaaagcttccaaCAATCTCCCTATATACACTTGCAAAAATGATAGTTGGAAGCAACTGAACTGGGCTTTGTGTTTTTCCAGACATCATTTCCTCAGAGTGATAGCTGTAAGCATTTGGAAAttggcagtttaataaagaaaatcatACCCATTCTTTTAAAGAcaccaaaatatttcagaatttatttccagATGGTAGAGACTACAGGCCTTTGCTGAAATGTGTACTaatgtattaattattttttttaaatgggggggggggggggggcggggatcATACTTAAACCCAGTTTCCTTTAAATTGATTTAAGCACAGGTTGAGCAACCATTTCAAGAAGTTCTTCAGTCTGTTTCTTTACAGAGAtgttttgaagaattaaaaaacagatcTGTGCTCACATGTATGAATAAAggcttttccttcatttcacaAGAAAAGAACGCGTTAGGGAAATATACTGTCAAACTGTGTGACATTAGAAGTTAAAACTGGCTGATGCCACatactatttttaaagtttacattCTTTTAAGCTGTAGAAAAGTTTATCTCCTCCACACCAAAACTGATTATTGAAAGTACTATTACTTTAGAGACATATGAAACTACTTGTCACTTtggattaaaaatgtttctgtaaatgaTTTTAGTAAGACTAAGAAAAACCACAAGAAATACTTACATTGCATTTACTTTATCTTCTGGGCCCTGAACTTGGCCTGTTACAGTTCCTTGACTGGTATTTTTAACCCAGCCAACCACTCCTAATTTCCTAGCTTCCTCTTCCGTGTACTGATTTGAAAAATAATGAGAGAGGACAATCAGTGTCAGCACATACACCACATATATACCACTTAAAACCCCACTTCCATTTTCATAGATTTAAGACctataattaagaagaaaaaattccATGGATGATGCTCATACTCAGGCATTAAGATATTCCTGGCAGCTCTGAAGTTGCAGCAGAAGCAGCCAACTTTTGAACAAGAATGAGATTTTACATATACATAATCAATGCATGTGTTAATTCCCACTtccattttcacagcttttaatacttttcttcagaaaaactaCATATATGATGGCTCCCACCAAGACATTACACTGCTCAAAATAAAAGTCATCTTCCCCTTTGCTTTATCATATGTACACGCATAGAAACCTTCTGATGGCATGAggcttttttttcattcacagggAGGCCGAAAACTTGCTCCCCTTTTTTCAGGGACTATTAACACAATTTTGATCACAAAGGACCCTACTAATCCCACACTACTCCCTTGTACCTACTCTATTCCTTTCTACAGCTCCTATCACTGCTCATTTGCCTCTTCAACAACCAGTGTCTAAACTTACTAAATTTGCTGCATGTACAAACTTCATAGTTCCTTTTCTCAAGTttcattttaaatcctttccaCCTGACTTTCACCTCTTAAATTCTACACCCAGCTGCTGCATTACTACTAACAAATAGCAGCAAAGGTCATAATCTAATTATactgtttttctaatatttttgcaATACCACAACGAGTTATAGTTTCCCAGCTATTCACTTCTTGTGATGAGATCAGGAACTTCCAAGTACCCTGGTTTTTgaggtggttggggtttttttgccttttttttggtttttgtttgtttgttttttaaactttctcattttctgtttttcatgtacATATGAAATATATGCATGGTTTTCATAATTTGTCTCTGAACACTGAAATGGTAGTGAACAGAAAGCCTGTTTTGCAGAAATCCATTAAAGTTATGTCCCATGGAGGACCATAAAAAACACTATTGGCCAATACGTAGTACTTCATTTCAGTAATAGcaaatttatttacattaaagGTACCTCCTCCGTTTTGCTTCTTGCACATTTAGTAAAAAGGTATAAGACTACATGGcccatctttttattttgtattacagaACATCAACAGACTGATGGCTCTAACAATAAGATCTGAGAGTTTTCAATACGTTTTGATGAGAAACAGCCACCAAACATTTTAGAGTCTGTGCAGTAATACCCAAAACAATACACAGATACTAAATGTGCACACTGCACTATCAGCCTCTTTAGACACTTACTCGAATGCCGACAGCCAAACTTCAGATCAATATGACTACATtccaaaagacaaaacaaattttgGGGGAATCTAGGCAATTAAAAGGTGCTGCTAACTATGAAGAGTATTTTTCAAGTTGATTATGAGCAGCTTCTCCGTGTAAACTTGTCCAAAAGCATGGGAATGCAGCTGACAACCTGTTTCTCAATACTGCTTATTAGCTCAGGACTGGCACTGTGCTGTGTGTTCACGTGGCTCCAGGTCAGCTCAAAGCAAGGCAGAGCAAGCTTGCACCTGGCCATCACCTATTCTGTGGACATACACTTCCCAtttgataaaataattaaattcaagACGTACTATATTGTAATCCTCTATCCATTTCAATTTTGCACTATTTCACAATACATAGAAACTATGCATAAAACCTTTTAAGTCTAACATTAAGCATGGCCCACTATTTTTAGACAAAATACTGTTCTTATTTGAAACGTGTCCTCTTGTTTCTTGGGTTTCTGTGAAATGCAAAACTACCTGCTGCATGTTCAGTGCTGGTGGAGACGTTTGGCTGGAATATGAGCCACAGACTGCATGTTTGTAGCACATTGTTACAAGGAAACACAATAAGGCTCTTTAAATACTGGTACTataattgccattaaaaaaattaagctggaACACATTGTTTCAGAAACTATTATCAAGATCTTCAGATTTAACCTTTCTAAAGATTAATGTGTTATAATGTTCTTGTGGCTGTTTGAACACAAGTAATTCAAACACAATCTTTAGATACTATACAAACAAGCAACACattagaaagcttttaaaaaacccttttaatATAACATAAAtataaaccaaatattttttccttttaaatccaCCTGCAATACCTAACTGCCTAGCCCAAGCTCAAAACAGCAGCTGGATATGTTTATACTCTACAGACCTGCTGCCATATTTTTAGCACTGGAAATACTATACTGTAAGGTCGAACGGGTAAATCGGACATTGCCTTACCATCCTGAAACAAACacctagaaaagaaagaaaaggacattaaaataatttataagaaTACCACTTCTAAGAATTTCACTTTAATGTAAAGTTACAGTAAACTGCATACAAGTCATCTGTAGTCTTTTCTTACAGAAACTTCAGAGAGCAGTTATGAAATTTTAACACTGCGCAAACTCCACAGAATTTGCAAACAAGCTGGCCTTGAGCCTTCCCTCggacaaacaatttttttcaccaACGCAGTTAGCGCACGTAGCTTTCTCTAATGTAGATGTTGCAGTATGGGAATTGCCTTtgacttaattttcattttaaaattttgctgccAACCCGGGG
The genomic region above belongs to Calonectris borealis chromosome 3, bCalBor7.hap1.2, whole genome shotgun sequence and contains:
- the ACYP2 gene encoding acylphosphatase-2 isoform X2; the protein is MSALAKASGALKSVDYEVFGRVQGVCFRMYTEEEARKLGVVGWVKNTSQGTVTGQVQGPEDKVNAIYHSEEMMSGKTQSPVQLLPTIIFASVYREIVGSF